From a region of the Thiorhodovibrio winogradskyi genome:
- a CDS encoding UvrD-helicase domain-containing protein, protein MIRVTSPPLVELSKLNPPLSAGERLVIDFFNRHLSPEWEFYIKPHLNGLRPDIVLLRPQAGIAIFEIRDFDLDSNPDALETGDTYLTGNPNTVQTSKRRNPVHELHLIKTELANLYCPRLAGNKSISVISAGAIFPFSSHGAVQQILGPTLDRYGMRAEAAMPYYPISGKEPLAANDVKFVFPEAYRSRSMYMSPETAQDLRSWLVEPDHSDETRDRLELDSNQIRLATTRTSSGFRRIKGPAGSGKSLVLAARVSDLVAQNKSVLVITFNLTLINYLRELVIRCPEYKGNAVSNVTWYNFHYWCKIVCEKTGHQGRYRSLWKRAMDEESPDPCSTEDVLNKLLPELVAECIDRHPGHLVQKYDAILVDEGQDFLPEWWAVLRKVRKPDAEMLLAADVTQDVYQTASTWTEQAMQGAGFTGPWVRLDVCYRLPQNLIDMAGRFATSHLKAEDIDLPTTTDRLKNPELDLYPCHLRWVQTPEADAIQRCHEEFLRLSPQADPQLLAITDIVFLSDSQQDGEAFVNTLKSTNINCSHTFSGNSRDARKKKQLFFMGHATNKATTIHSFKGWEARAIVLLIGARVTARTPALVYTGLTRLKRHREGSWLTVVCAAREYREFGRSWPDFQELGPPRHQPYSRSQHHDDHPTPTTDHPTATR, encoded by the coding sequence ATGATTCGGGTCACTTCACCGCCGTTAGTCGAGCTATCCAAACTGAACCCACCATTGTCAGCTGGCGAACGCCTGGTCATTGATTTCTTCAACCGGCATTTATCCCCTGAGTGGGAGTTTTACATCAAACCCCACCTCAACGGACTTCGGCCCGACATCGTTCTACTGCGCCCGCAAGCCGGGATCGCTATTTTTGAAATCCGTGACTTCGATCTAGACAGTAACCCGGATGCCTTGGAAACAGGTGATACCTATTTGACCGGTAACCCCAATACCGTCCAAACATCAAAGCGCCGCAATCCCGTCCACGAGTTACATCTCATCAAGACCGAGCTTGCCAACCTCTACTGCCCACGGCTTGCTGGGAACAAATCAATATCCGTGATTAGTGCAGGCGCGATATTTCCCTTTTCTAGCCATGGTGCCGTGCAACAGATACTCGGTCCCACGCTTGATAGGTATGGCATGCGGGCCGAAGCAGCCATGCCCTACTACCCGATCTCAGGGAAAGAACCACTCGCCGCGAACGACGTTAAGTTTGTTTTCCCGGAAGCATACCGCAGTCGTTCAATGTATATGAGTCCGGAAACCGCTCAGGATCTGCGCAGTTGGCTGGTTGAACCGGATCATTCAGATGAAACGCGTGACCGGTTGGAACTCGATAGCAATCAGATACGTCTTGCAACAACCCGCACATCGAGTGGCTTTAGACGCATAAAAGGCCCGGCTGGGTCGGGTAAGTCCTTGGTACTCGCCGCTCGTGTCTCCGACCTTGTTGCACAGAACAAAAGCGTACTTGTCATCACCTTCAATCTCACCTTGATCAACTACCTCCGTGAACTTGTGATTCGTTGTCCAGAATACAAAGGGAATGCGGTTTCCAATGTGACTTGGTACAACTTTCACTACTGGTGCAAGATCGTCTGCGAGAAGACAGGCCATCAGGGCCGGTACCGCAGTTTATGGAAAAGGGCCATGGATGAGGAAAGCCCAGACCCATGCAGTACTGAGGATGTGTTGAACAAGTTGCTGCCAGAATTGGTCGCCGAATGTATTGACCGCCATCCGGGCCACTTGGTGCAGAAGTATGATGCGATCTTGGTCGACGAGGGGCAGGACTTCCTTCCAGAGTGGTGGGCTGTCCTGCGCAAAGTCCGCAAGCCAGATGCTGAGATGTTGCTCGCTGCTGATGTCACCCAGGATGTCTATCAAACAGCATCCACTTGGACCGAACAAGCGATGCAGGGTGCTGGCTTCACCGGCCCTTGGGTCCGGTTGGATGTCTGCTATCGGCTACCACAAAACTTAATCGACATGGCCGGCCGATTCGCCACCTCACATCTCAAAGCAGAAGATATTGATTTACCCACAACAACAGACAGGCTGAAGAACCCTGAACTGGATCTCTACCCATGTCATCTGCGCTGGGTACAAACTCCAGAAGCAGATGCCATACAAAGATGCCACGAAGAATTTCTGCGTTTATCACCTCAGGCCGATCCTCAACTGCTTGCGATAACCGATATCGTCTTTCTGAGCGACTCGCAACAGGACGGAGAGGCTTTCGTTAATACATTAAAATCAACAAACATTAACTGTTCGCATACCTTTAGCGGGAATAGCCGTGATGCCAGGAAAAAGAAGCAACTCTTCTTTATGGGTCATGCCACAAACAAAGCGACTACAATCCATAGCTTCAAGGGCTGGGAGGCGCGCGCCATCGTACTACTGATCGGCGCGAGGGTAACCGCTCGCACGCCGGCCTTGGTCTACACCGGCCTGACACGCTTAAAACGCCACCGCGAAGGCAGCTGGTTGACAGTCGTCTGCGCGGCTCGAGAATATCGGGAATTTGGACGGAGCTGGCCAGACTTCCAGGAGCTTGGCCCGCCGCGTCATCAGCCATACAGCAGATCACAACATCATGACGATCACCCAACTCCAACAACAGATCACCCAACTGCCACCAGATAA
- a CDS encoding terminase small subunit — protein MTARRERFISEYLVDQNGAAAARRAGYAARSARQTAAELLAKPDIAVAIQRKREQVAQRLAVTHDTIAAGFIEAFETARETSDARAMIAACHRLAEFCGLYAESSSATTAASS, from the coding sequence ATGACAGCACGCAGGGAAAGATTTATCAGTGAGTACCTCGTCGATCAGAACGGCGCGGCAGCGGCGCGAAGAGCTGGGTATGCAGCCAGATCAGCCAGGCAGACAGCAGCCGAGTTACTTGCAAAACCTGACATCGCGGTGGCAATTCAGCGGAAGCGCGAGCAAGTAGCTCAACGACTTGCCGTAACACATGACACCATTGCCGCGGGGTTCATCGAAGCCTTCGAGACGGCACGGGAAACAAGCGACGCGCGTGCGATGATCGCAGCCTGTCACAGGTTAGCGGAGTTCTGCGGGCTTTACGCGGAATCGTCTTCGGCAACAACCGCCGCTTCATCTTAG
- a CDS encoding CBS domain-containing protein, whose product MPPSLPLDPPARHTPFGADGNGLPELTLSEEDIQAAMRHLSGYVDISNSDFQAIYHLAHRQAIERLFAGVRAGRLMRTGIAPLAPNQSLAEAARALADQGLKGLPVVDTEGKVIGMLTETDCLRELGADILPELLARLIEAAGPFTHECYATRVGAAMTAPAVTVDESACFGTMIGAFHRHPGRGMPVVDAQGKLLGLLLRKDFLAAFRMEELL is encoded by the coding sequence ATGCCCCCATCATTGCCCCTGGATCCGCCCGCCCGACACACTCCCTTTGGCGCCGATGGCAACGGACTGCCCGAGCTAACGTTGTCCGAGGAGGACATTCAGGCCGCCATGCGCCATCTGTCGGGCTATGTCGATATTTCCAACAGCGACTTTCAGGCCATCTACCATCTCGCCCATCGCCAGGCGATTGAGCGGCTCTTCGCCGGGGTGCGTGCCGGGCGTCTGATGCGCACCGGCATCGCGCCGCTCGCCCCCAACCAATCCCTGGCCGAGGCAGCCAGGGCGCTGGCGGATCAGGGACTCAAGGGCTTGCCGGTGGTGGATACCGAGGGCAAGGTGATCGGCATGCTGACCGAGACCGATTGTCTGCGCGAGCTCGGCGCCGACATCCTGCCCGAACTGCTGGCGCGGCTGATCGAGGCAGCCGGCCCATTCACCCATGAGTGCTATGCAACCCGCGTCGGCGCCGCGATGACCGCGCCTGCCGTGACGGTCGATGAGTCCGCCTGCTTCGGCACCATGATCGGCGCTTTTCATCGCCACCCCGGGCGCGGCATGCCGGTGGTGGATGCCCAGGGCAAGCTGCTTGGCCTGCTGTTGCGCAAGGACTTTCTGGCGGCGTTTCGCATGGAGGAGCTATTGTAG
- a CDS encoding transcriptional regulator: MRTHREAHGLTKNALAQRANKVREVIYRLERVEDVTVSSLLAVTRALGLAVRLEPAGLPTMEEVAARFRLGDEEGDEEGDEEGAADAA; encoded by the coding sequence CTGCGCACGCATCGCGAGGCCCATGGCCTGACCAAAAATGCGCTCGCCCAGCGCGCCAACAAGGTGCGCGAGGTGATTTATCGGCTTGAGCGTGTCGAGGATGTGACCGTCTCTTCCCTGTTGGCGGTCACTCGCGCGCTGGGACTGGCGGTGCGCTTGGAACCGGCCGGACTCCCGACCATGGAGGAGGTGGCGGCCCGTTTCAGGCTAGGCGACGAGGAGGGCGACGAGGAGGGCGACGAGGAGGGCGCCGCTGATGCTGCCTGA
- a CDS encoding HPP family protein, which produces MHAYRPKSLKDARSAAPRNADSPVATGQRLRRGLGQYFGKMRGSTRGSPPRVSWREILWSWIGSVLGIGAVAWLHQAWFAGEDLILLIGSLGASAVLVYGAPRSPLAQPRNLIGGHLVSAVVGVAAWQLLAPWPWLAAALAVATAIALMHATRTLHPPGGATALIAVIGSEQIHILGFLYCLIPATLGPLILLLVGLVVNNLPAGRRYPETWI; this is translated from the coding sequence ATGCACGCCTATCGACCCAAGAGTCTGAAGGATGCCCGCAGCGCCGCGCCCCGAAACGCCGACTCGCCGGTCGCGACCGGACAGCGCCTGCGGCGTGGATTGGGCCAATATTTTGGCAAGATGCGCGGGTCTACCCGTGGCTCGCCACCGCGCGTGAGTTGGAGAGAAATCCTCTGGTCCTGGATCGGCAGTGTGCTCGGCATCGGTGCTGTGGCCTGGCTGCACCAAGCCTGGTTCGCCGGCGAGGATCTCATCCTGCTGATCGGCTCCCTGGGCGCCTCGGCGGTGCTGGTCTATGGCGCGCCGCGCAGCCCGCTGGCGCAGCCGCGCAATCTGATCGGCGGTCACCTGGTCTCGGCCGTGGTTGGCGTGGCGGCCTGGCAACTGCTCGCCCCCTGGCCCTGGCTGGCGGCGGCCCTGGCGGTGGCCACCGCCATCGCGCTAATGCACGCCACCCGCACCCTCCATCCGCCCGGCGGCGCGACCGCGCTGATCGCGGTGATCGGCTCCGAGCAGATCCACATCCTAGGCTTTCTCTACTGCCTGATCCCCGCCACCCTGGGGCCGCTGATCCTGCTGCTGGTGGGGCTGGTAGTCAACAATCTTCCAGCGGGGCGGCGCTATCCCGAGACTTGGATATGA
- a CDS encoding Crp/Fnr family transcriptional regulator: protein MPPDDTLRQAPLLAQLSDPQLHRLRAKARLLRLDAGQWLFAQDDPAEHFYFVHRGQIRLFRFSSEGEEKIIELIGASQTFAEALMFMGTGRYPVCAAALVDSELLAIDADDFAAMLRESPGTCFALLGSLSQRLHGLIAEIDNLALHSGSVRFARWLLAELPAGADELTLAWPKSTLASRLTIKPETWSRITRRLVEQHIIAVSGQHIRVLDRDALHRLGDPDDLTLA, encoded by the coding sequence ATGCCGCCCGATGACACCCTGCGCCAAGCGCCCTTGCTCGCCCAACTGAGCGACCCGCAACTCCATCGCTTGCGTGCCAAGGCGCGTCTGTTGCGTCTGGACGCCGGTCAGTGGCTGTTCGCCCAGGATGATCCGGCCGAGCATTTTTACTTTGTCCACCGGGGACAAATCCGGCTGTTTCGGTTCTCCTCCGAGGGCGAGGAGAAGATCATCGAACTGATCGGCGCCAGCCAGACCTTCGCCGAAGCGCTGATGTTCATGGGCACCGGGCGTTATCCGGTGTGCGCCGCCGCTCTGGTTGACTCCGAGCTGCTGGCGATTGACGCCGACGACTTCGCCGCCATGCTGCGCGAATCGCCCGGGACCTGTTTTGCCCTGCTCGGCAGCCTCAGTCAGCGGCTGCACGGGCTGATTGCCGAAATCGACAACCTGGCGCTGCACTCGGGTAGTGTGCGCTTCGCGCGCTGGTTGCTCGCCGAATTGCCAGCGGGTGCCGACGAACTGACCCTGGCCTGGCCCAAGTCAACCCTGGCCTCGCGCCTGACGATCAAGCCGGAAACCTGGTCGCGCATCACCCGGCGTCTGGTCGAGCAACACATCATTGCCGTGAGCGGCCAGCATATCCGCGTGCTTGATCGAGACGCCTTGCACCGACTTGGCGATCCCGATGATCTGACCCTGGCTTGA
- a CDS encoding tyrosine-type recombinase/integrase, with protein sequence MINCSPRSSAPSRRRTGQRPPGFTLAAEQIDEDNPAGAEHLRAASPHWLRHTGITHWIDAGVSLKDAQSLSRHRSLQDLGTYAHSDRDRLYEQVARLG encoded by the coding sequence GTGATCAATTGCTCGCCCAGGTCGAGCGCGCCGAGCAGACGGCGGACTGGCCAGAGGCCGCCAGGCTTCACGCTCGCCGCCGAACAGATTGATGAGGATAACCCCGCCGGTGCCGAGCATCTGCGCGCGGCATCCCCTCACTGGCTGCGTCATACCGGGATCACGCATTGGATTGATGCCGGCGTGAGTCTCAAGGATGCGCAGTCGCTCTCACGTCACCGTTCCTTACAGGATTTGGGCACCTATGCGCATAGCGATCGGGATCGGCTCTACGAGCAGGTGGCGAGGTTGGGCTAG
- a CDS encoding type II toxin-antitoxin system Phd/YefM family antitoxin, producing the protein MVTITASNARKELYRLMDKTAENHEPVFITGKRTNVVMLSEEDWRSIEETMFLNSVPGLAEELERRQHDDDSEFFDESGIGW; encoded by the coding sequence ATGGTTACGATTACCGCGAGCAATGCCCGAAAAGAATTGTACAGACTCATGGACAAAACCGCCGAAAACCATGAGCCTGTCTTTATCACCGGAAAAAGAACGAACGTTGTGATGCTCTCGGAAGAAGATTGGCGCTCCATTGAAGAGACAATGTTTCTAAATTCTGTGCCTGGCCTCGCCGAGGAGTTAGAGCGGCGACAGCATGACGATGACTCAGAATTTTTTGATGAAAGCGGTATTGGTTGGTAA
- a CDS encoding Txe/YoeB family addiction module toxin, with product MYSIRYHKKTKQDKAKLQAAGLAANACSLIAVIKQNPYTNPPPYEKLVGNLGGLYSRRINITHRLVYSVDDSKKEVKILSMWSHYGD from the coding sequence ATGTATTCGATTCGATACCACAAGAAAACAAAACAAGACAAAGCCAAATTGCAGGCTGCCGGTTTAGCGGCGAATGCCTGTTCATTGATCGCTGTTATCAAGCAGAATCCATATACGAATCCGCCGCCCTACGAGAAGCTCGTCGGCAATCTAGGCGGACTATACTCGCGACGGATCAATATCACTCACAGGTTGGTTTACAGCGTGGACGACTCGAAAAAAGAAGTTAAAATTCTAAGCATGTGGTCGCATTACGGCGATTAA
- a CDS encoding RNA-guided endonuclease InsQ/TnpB family protein: MCPRTRKKKFGKNWTKAKAKVQRIHTKIANARRDYLHKTTTTISKNHAMVCIEDLQVRNLSASAVGTLDAPGTNVRAKSGLNKAILVQGWSEFRRQLDYKTAWNGGHLIAVPPQNTSRTCLRCGHVAKENRQTQARFACVKCGFKENADLVGAINVLRAGHARLACGETSLVGASTQEPTEATIRELACA; the protein is encoded by the coding sequence ATCTGCCCGCGCACCCGCAAGAAAAAGTTCGGGAAGAACTGGACAAAGGCAAAAGCCAAGGTCCAGCGCATCCATACCAAGATCGCCAACGCCCGGCGCGACTACCTGCATAAGACCACGACCACGATCAGCAAAAACCACGCGATGGTGTGCATCGAGGACTTGCAGGTTCGCAATCTATCGGCGTCGGCAGTCGGGACGCTGGATGCGCCAGGAACCAATGTCCGGGCCAAGTCCGGCCTGAACAAAGCGATCCTGGTTCAAGGGTGGTCCGAGTTTCGCCGGCAACTCGACTACAAGACGGCCTGGAATGGAGGACACCTGATCGCGGTACCACCGCAGAACACCAGCCGGACTTGCCTACGCTGCGGCCATGTCGCCAAGGAGAACCGGCAGACGCAAGCCCGGTTTGCGTGCGTGAAGTGCGGTTTCAAGGAGAACGCCGACCTGGTCGGCGCGATCAATGTTTTAAGGGCGGGACACGCCCGGCTAGCCTGTGGAGAGACTTCGCTCGTTGGAGCGTCGACCCAGGAACCCACCGAAGCGACTATTCGCGAGCTTGCTTGCGCGTAG
- the csf2 gene encoding type IV CRISPR-associated protein Csf2 — translation MSDFQSLTIDGLFTLQSPLHISDPRRDCRYDAKTHRIVYRQNVGFPLTRTRTMSFFMPGLSADDDQGRSGVLTVPVLPAAGLRGRLRRAGAKELEDVVVGEHGEQLSMQAYQGLHCGAISGNPRGDPPKLDQVRALLDHVFIGLYGGGARLTPSRLEVATGVPLIHELMELDVIPPEYASQAIVASDAWRLTTVLPIVRNDDLLSLRDLRAEGVIADFATVMEEQFVAETARRKQRVKGTEDAGQEAEAATARGLRAMSAVEAVLPGVSFYVCFHLSRGTFAQGGLLIASLLQLLRQSSGGLGGKQAVGFGKFTHRLRITVDGQRGEPFSGRGAGTQINVDMPLICQMTDAADAALMAIRAQPLHQLIMGEAS, via the coding sequence ATGTCTGACTTCCAATCGCTGACCATTGATGGACTCTTCACCCTGCAGTCACCGCTGCATATCAGCGATCCACGCAGGGATTGCCGCTATGATGCGAAAACCCACCGGATTGTCTATCGCCAAAACGTCGGTTTTCCGCTTACGCGAACGCGCACCATGTCGTTTTTCATGCCGGGCCTGAGTGCCGACGATGACCAGGGCCGAAGCGGGGTGCTGACGGTGCCGGTATTACCGGCAGCAGGGTTGCGCGGGCGCTTGCGTCGGGCTGGGGCAAAGGAGCTTGAGGATGTCGTGGTGGGAGAGCATGGCGAGCAACTCTCCATGCAGGCCTACCAGGGCCTGCATTGTGGTGCCATCAGCGGCAATCCTCGCGGCGATCCACCGAAGCTCGACCAGGTGCGCGCCCTGCTCGATCATGTGTTTATTGGGCTTTATGGCGGGGGTGCTCGGCTCACGCCCTCGCGGTTGGAGGTGGCTACGGGAGTACCACTGATCCATGAGCTGATGGAGTTGGATGTGATTCCCCCGGAGTATGCCAGTCAGGCCATTGTGGCGAGCGATGCCTGGCGCTTGACGACGGTGCTGCCGATTGTGCGTAATGATGACTTGCTGTCTTTGCGCGATCTCCGGGCCGAGGGCGTGATCGCGGATTTCGCGACGGTGATGGAAGAGCAGTTTGTCGCGGAAACCGCGAGGCGTAAACAGCGTGTCAAAGGCACGGAGGACGCGGGTCAGGAAGCAGAAGCGGCGACAGCACGTGGCTTGCGCGCGATGAGCGCCGTTGAGGCGGTGTTGCCCGGGGTCAGCTTCTATGTCTGCTTCCACCTCAGTAGAGGGACTTTCGCGCAGGGAGGCCTGCTGATTGCGTCGTTACTGCAGCTGCTGCGCCAGAGCAGCGGCGGGCTCGGCGGTAAGCAGGCGGTCGGATTCGGCAAATTCACCCATCGCCTGCGTATCACCGTTGATGGTCAGCGCGGCGAGCCGTTCTCTGGCCGTGGCGCGGGCACGCAGATCAATGTCGACATGCCGCTGATCTGCCAGATGACCGATGCGGCTGATGCGGCGTTGATGGCGATCAGAGCCCAACCCTTGCATCAGCTGATCATGGGCGAGGCCAGCTAG
- the csf1 gene encoding type IV CRISPR-associated protein Csf1, translating to MAASALMESASHLARLGLKLPPGEAPSAAEAYVCSACQTTQAAGRPRKDWKPKPYSFTDWLALRPGVQGRLSLCADCLPFFSMPVLLATQSLVVNREGAWSLSKDAHRAWFLTTPPAPPFVAMIGDATMQHLVWRARVSYSRELIAVQIGRSSLLIDRPWMLEAVQWARRAAEIGRALGLRVVSQHPFQRLSRHRNDLSDVAHGSMRADYLACASDHPELRDLLARLQQLGTGELWALAHLTKRKQEAPSALPIARPWLESCDV from the coding sequence ATGGCAGCCAGCGCTCTGATGGAGAGCGCGAGCCATCTTGCTCGGCTGGGTCTCAAGCTGCCGCCCGGGGAGGCGCCATCGGCCGCTGAGGCGTATGTCTGTAGTGCCTGCCAAACGACACAGGCGGCAGGTCGCCCGCGCAAGGACTGGAAACCGAAACCCTACAGCTTTACGGACTGGCTGGCACTGCGTCCGGGTGTGCAGGGCAGACTGTCCTTATGCGCCGATTGCCTGCCGTTCTTCAGCATGCCGGTGCTCTTAGCGACGCAGTCGCTGGTGGTCAACCGCGAGGGGGCTTGGTCGCTGTCGAAGGATGCGCATCGCGCTTGGTTTCTCACGACGCCGCCAGCGCCACCCTTTGTGGCGATGATTGGCGATGCCACGATGCAGCACTTGGTCTGGCGGGCGCGTGTCTCTTATAGTCGTGAGTTGATTGCCGTGCAAATTGGCCGTTCTAGCCTGCTGATTGATCGCCCCTGGATGCTAGAGGCGGTGCAGTGGGCGCGGCGTGCGGCGGAAATTGGTCGGGCGCTTGGGTTGCGGGTTGTCTCGCAGCATCCGTTTCAGCGCTTGAGTCGGCATCGGAACGACTTGAGTGATGTCGCGCATGGCAGTATGCGTGCCGATTATCTCGCCTGCGCGAGCGATCACCCGGAGTTACGCGACTTGCTCGCTCGTCTGCAGCAACTTGGCACCGGCGAGCTTTGGGCCTTGGCGCATCTGACCAAGCGCAAGCAAGAAGCGCCGAGCGCGCTGCCCATCGCCCGACCCTGGCTGGAATCCTGTGATGTCTGA
- a CDS encoding helicase C-terminal domain-containing protein: MPIPDTEMPTEQVQIRLPHSLSARLAAHFGTLEAAIPNLGRLAWAQWQSRQIAAPTGPALTALSAHNGPINAAEPFQGRPEQAGFYAAITEALTQTQPIVLAEGGTGLGKGRVIAALAAQYRDEGVIVAAPTIQILGQLLIEWHQLSGAHADCYLGLDAFISTHRLREWIDEATMASADLQAEAQAVADWIAQGAGCTRPATRAFHNSDPSISYLYEDLVAIAPRCAATNVRLTRTLLAIDSPETPDDGARAYQALRARVSDSERVVFASHAALVWNARSQGALLPERPYLILDEAHLLAGVAEATFTRSVAMRELLWHLRDEALWQQTKGVTAARKAHADLETLMDRLTASRPLLETHGAVRDEAQARSLLKNYAKALLDALEPLLKKCPDEGAEAILEAAAMARAILADQTRATLSYSPAYGYPTLTSGPRSLRLFFNQFWERLEAAVLVSATLYLPTMHGQPSHGYLQGSLHLPAERIVPLPPVAPNWLYQVPLYHPAQATDLEAFRPPQARDYDQATADFQTAVERWHDVLAEQLRTIHSTAAGGILVLLTSYDSITALAERLHPYLGADLMTQARSGFRTAHAHYIRRFTDGGRPLWLASGPAWTGTDLSAATCIDSTLPADKDFLLTDLVIPRVPFGTERSSVHQARMTYLVTAERDRAAFQLRQGLGRLIRRPGLPQRRIWMLDARLWRPKGSSWLYGPFSHILKRYPLHPLTA, encoded by the coding sequence ATGCCGATCCCAGACACTGAAATGCCCACCGAGCAGGTACAAATTCGCCTGCCGCACAGCTTATCCGCGCGACTCGCCGCACACTTTGGCACTTTGGAAGCGGCCATCCCCAACCTCGGTCGCTTGGCCTGGGCACAATGGCAAAGCAGGCAAATAGCGGCGCCGACAGGGCCAGCATTAACCGCCTTATCCGCGCACAACGGTCCCATCAATGCCGCCGAGCCATTTCAGGGTCGCCCCGAGCAAGCTGGCTTTTACGCCGCCATCACCGAAGCGCTCACGCAGACGCAGCCCATCGTCCTGGCCGAAGGCGGTACCGGACTCGGAAAAGGGCGAGTGATTGCCGCCTTGGCTGCACAGTATCGCGATGAAGGCGTCATCGTCGCCGCGCCAACCATCCAGATTCTTGGTCAACTCCTCATCGAGTGGCATCAGCTCAGTGGCGCCCATGCCGACTGCTATCTCGGCCTCGACGCCTTTATCAGCACCCACCGGCTGCGCGAATGGATCGACGAGGCCACCATGGCCAGCGCAGACCTTCAGGCCGAAGCCCAAGCCGTCGCCGACTGGATCGCACAAGGCGCCGGATGCACCCGTCCCGCCACCCGCGCCTTCCACAACAGCGACCCCTCAATCAGCTATCTGTACGAGGATCTTGTTGCGATTGCCCCGCGCTGCGCCGCCACCAACGTCCGCCTCACCCGCACCCTATTAGCCATCGACAGCCCAGAAACACCCGATGACGGCGCCCGTGCCTATCAGGCCCTGCGCGCGCGTGTCAGCGACAGCGAACGCGTCGTCTTCGCCTCCCATGCCGCGCTGGTCTGGAATGCGCGCAGTCAAGGCGCGCTTTTGCCCGAGCGTCCCTATCTCATCCTCGATGAAGCGCACCTGCTCGCTGGCGTCGCCGAGGCCACCTTCACCCGCTCCGTTGCGATGCGCGAATTGCTGTGGCACCTGCGCGACGAAGCGCTCTGGCAGCAGACCAAGGGCGTTACCGCCGCACGCAAGGCGCATGCTGATCTCGAGACGCTCATGGATCGCCTCACCGCCTCACGACCGTTGTTGGAAACACACGGGGCTGTCCGCGATGAGGCGCAGGCCCGGAGTCTGCTCAAAAACTACGCCAAGGCACTCCTGGACGCCCTCGAGCCGCTGCTGAAAAAATGCCCGGACGAAGGCGCGGAGGCCATTCTAGAAGCCGCCGCCATGGCCCGCGCCATCCTCGCCGACCAGACCCGCGCCACCCTCAGCTACTCGCCGGCCTACGGCTACCCCACGCTCACCTCCGGGCCACGCTCCCTGCGACTGTTCTTTAACCAATTCTGGGAGCGCCTCGAAGCCGCCGTACTGGTCTCAGCCACCCTGTATCTGCCCACCATGCACGGTCAACCTTCGCACGGCTACCTGCAGGGCAGCCTGCACCTGCCCGCCGAACGCATCGTCCCACTGCCGCCCGTCGCGCCAAACTGGCTCTATCAGGTCCCGCTCTATCATCCCGCACAAGCCACCGACCTCGAGGCCTTCCGCCCGCCGCAAGCGCGCGACTATGACCAGGCGACAGCGGACTTTCAGACCGCCGTGGAGCGCTGGCACGATGTCCTGGCAGAACAGCTGCGCACGATTCACAGCACCGCGGCAGGCGGCATCCTCGTCCTGCTCACCAGCTACGACAGCATCACAGCCCTAGCTGAGCGATTGCACCCATACCTGGGCGCCGACCTGATGACACAAGCCCGCAGTGGGTTTCGTACCGCGCATGCCCACTACATCCGCCGTTTTACCGATGGCGGGCGACCCCTCTGGCTCGCCAGCGGACCGGCCTGGACCGGCACCGACCTCAGCGCGGCCACCTGTATCGATTCCACCCTGCCGGCGGACAAGGATTTTCTCCTCACCGACCTCGTGATCCCGCGCGTACCCTTTGGCACCGAGCGCAGTTCCGTGCACCAAGCCCGCATGACCTACCTGGTCACTGCCGAGCGCGATCGCGCCGCCTTTCAGCTCCGCCAGGGCTTGGGCCGCTTGATTCGCCGTCCTGGCTTACCCCAGCGACGGATTTGGATGCTCGATGCACGCCTGTGGCGACCCAAGGGGTCCAGTTGGCTGTACGGACCCTTCAGCCACATCCTCAAGCGCTACCCGCTTCATCCGCTGACGGCCTGA